In Primulina huaijiensis isolate GDHJ02 chromosome 16, ASM1229523v2, whole genome shotgun sequence, a single genomic region encodes these proteins:
- the LOC140962021 gene encoding uncharacterized protein — protein sequence MDKSIVPMEESHRKSDSAASVAKSIGSLVQIKSIAIDLSSAVEEIESPAHEHFSIRGFVSEMRKKDLKTCSLFASECYLFDCLHTLYVPKFRWWHCSNCIQEVSTERTTLDIVLADGSIAGTSSCNNVDERDDDVSFNRKKTGNKNGSRDYGSNNEDNDLSDNIMNSNPPRDEGHKTCSSKDKTDVRTNEDGNLCANMTEADPFQFQEIDANSADAYDEPYNAASGSDGAFSTVPYRRKPKLRSLADIMEEERNLIEHQRTRSASSNGIQVTFTGMEAILAPMPQLDIPSVVSKGARSPSRKRKITLEDDREPLEMKYPNGTTKRFRGLMLEGGRVRNRVETSDSESGGDASTRLSFQLASKAQRIKVKKSKALDMNKKTRPVVIDNGSIKLQEVPETYAANSANSLKDVAAETSIYKTGHVPSTFVEVGPYVQGFLPAQLLEMNSDPSNSKIPEVEADHNPFTPSGKNILGEHNIKSKVGLDLSLDSFADPERNSNNQYSFRQDSGIPDLNESFGQKTDMMQGKQLQNLFGEWNLPYHNTLDISTSLNKEIATEGKTALRVYESPTVQSVDKNLELRGASDEMEIIELLAKNKCDRELGNFRKHITSVGINSSIRGSPALYADGCHRMINFPPSDARTGVPVASGNICVDHSIPVTFPRLNQYQMDMSKLDESQFKLVTPFTPSQQRKPQYLTSSSIIAGPRPREVPDLLWPPRRENVPFHHNLPNNMGIYSFSEQCHKGKTISDIKGGEGRIGSSPKSVGSLDPYSNDAIPAMQLLSLMDQGIASGSSIKVSQKRYPDKPFSPCNHHPRLNGNENPKFLGGSIFAQNNQKTLQHGVYCPGESSKKAASYMQVGQVPSGLKNSKTIFLGRPSDLVTQPSNNNPALSICILNRNPADFSIPDSRNQYTISAKDLKRRNLNASKERSRKVDLENKKRPRVRKNGFAKENSKK from the exons ATGGACAAGAGTATTGTGCCTATGGAAGAGAGTCATCGGAAAAGTGATTCTGCAGCTTCTGTGGCAAAGTCCATAGGGTCACTTGTTCAAATCAAATCGATAGCTATAGACCTTAGTAGCGCTGTTGAGGAGATCGAGTCACCAGCACACGAGCATTTTTCAATACG TGGCTTTGTTTCCGAGATGAGGAAAAAGGATTTGAAGACTTGCTCCTTGTTTGCTTCAGAATGTTATCTATTTGATTGTCTGCATACATTATATGTTCCCAAATTTCGATGGTGGCACTGCTCAAATTGCATCCAAGAGGTTTCCACTGAGAGGACGACACTAGATATAGTATTGGCAGACGGAAGTATTGCTGGTACGAGTTCTTGTAATAATGTTGATGAAAGAGATGACGACGTCTCATTCAACAGAAAGAAAACTG GAAATAAAAATGGATCAAGAGACTATGGAAGTAATAATGAAGACAATGATCTAAGTGATAATATCATGAATTCTAATCCACCTCGGGATGAAGGGCATAAGACAT GCAGCAGCAAAGACAAAACTGATGTCCGAACCAATGAAGATGGAAATTTGTGTGCTAATATGACAGAAGCTGATCCGTTTCAGTTTCAAGAAATAGATGCAAATTCTGCAG ATGCTTATGATGAGCCATATAATGCAGCATCGGGAAGCGATGGAGCATTTAGTACCGTGCCATACCGGAGAAAACCAAAGTTGCGTTCCTTGGCTGATATAATGGAGGAGGAAAGAAATCTAATTGAGCATCAGAGAACAAGATCCGCGTCATCCAATGGAATACAAGTTACATTTACTGGGATGGAAGCAATTTTAGCTCCTATGCCACAGCTAGATATCCCTTCTGTTGTTTCAAAAGGCGCTCGAAGTCCTTCAAGAAAACGAAAGATAACCCTTGAGGACGACAGAGAACCTTTAGAGATGAAATACCCAAATGGCACAACTAAACGGTTTAGGGGCCTAATGCTAGAGGGTGGGAGAGTTCGTAATAGAGTTGAAACTTCTGATTCAGAATCAGGAGGGGATGCATCGACACGATTGAGTTTTCAACTTGCTTCAAAGGCTCAACGGATCAAGGTCAAGAAAAGTAAGGCCCTAGATATGAACAAAAAGACAAGGCCGGTTGTTATTGACAATGGATCGATAAAATTACAAGAGGTTCCGGAGACATATGCTGCAAATTCTGCAAATTCATTGAAAGATGTTGCTGCTGAGACTAGTATATATAAGACGGGACATGTTCCTTCTACATTTGTGGAAGTAGGACCATATGTCCAGGGTTTTCTTCCTGCACAACTATTGGAGATGAACTCTGACCCTTCAAATAGTAAAATCCCTGAAGTTGAAGCTGATCATAACCCTTTTACCCCTTCTGGGAAAAACATTCTTGGAGAACACAATATCAAATCAAAAGTGGGATTGGACCTTTCACTCGACAGCTTTGCAGATCCTGAAAGGAACTCCAACAATCAATATTCTTTCAGGCAGGATAGTGGAATTCCCGATCTCAATGAGTCATTTGGCCAGAAAACAGATATGATGCAAGGGAAGCAATTGCAGAATCTTTTCGGGGAGTGGAATTTGCCCTATCATAATACTTTG GACATCTCTACTTCGCTAAATAAAGAAATAGCCACAGAAGGCAAAACAGCATTGAGAGTTTATGAGTCGCCAACTGTTCAAAGCGTAGATAAGAACTTAGAACTTCGAGGGGCTTCAGACGAAATGGAAATAATCGAGCTTTTGGCCAAGAATAAATGTGATAGGGAACTTGGAAATTTCAGGAAACATATCACATCTGTGGGCATCAACAGTTCTATCAGAGGGTCGCCTGCACTTTATGCAGATGGATGTCATAGGATGATTAATTTTCCTCCGAGTGATGCAAGAACTGGTGTACCTGTTGCAAGTGGCAACATATGTGTTGACCATAGTATTCCTGTAACCTTCCCTCGTTTGAACCAGTATCAAATGGACATGAGCAAACTGGATGAAAGCCAATTCAAACTCGTAACTCCATTTACACCGAGTCAGCAGAGGAAACCACAATATTTGACTTCAAGTTCCATCATAGCCGGTCCAAGACCTCGTGAAGTACCAGATCTATTGTGGCCTCCCAGACGAGAAAATGTACCATTTCATCACAATCTCCCGAATAACATGGGAATTTATTCATTCTCTGAGCAGTGCCACAAGGGAAAGACCATCAGTGATATAAAGGGTGGCGAGGGAAGAATAGGGTCGAGCCCAAAATCAGTTGGGTCTTTAGATCCCTACTCGAATGATGCAATTCCAGCCATGCAACTGCTGTCTTTGATGGATCAGGGAATCGCGTCGGGTTCTTCGATAAAAGTGAGCCAAAAACGTTATCCTGATAAACCTTTCTCACCTTGCAACCACCACCCGCGGCTGAATGGGAATGAGAACCCGAAATTCCTCGGTGGATCGATCTTTGCACAAAATAACCAGAAAACTTTACAACATGGTGTTTATTGTCCTGGTGAAAGCTCAAAGAAGGCTGCATCCTATATGCAAG TCGGTCAAGTACCTTCTGGGCTGAAGAACTCAAAGACCATTTTCTTGGGGAGGCCTAGTGATCTTGTAACTCAACCATCGAATAATAATCCAGCATTGAGTATTTGCATTCTTAACCGGAACCCGGCTGACTTTAGTATTCCTGATTCAAGAAACCAATATACCATAAGTGCAAAAGATCTGAAACGTAGAAATCTGAATGCTTCGAAAGAAAGGTCACGTAAAGTGGATCTGGAAAATAAGAAGAGACCAAGGGTGAGAAAGAATGGTTTTGCCAAAGAGAACTCCAAGAAATAG
- the LOC140961709 gene encoding uncharacterized protein, protein MKANNNSPKLKTTPRTQLFSCGFFRQCTQTVLSPTTSTPPPLPLAPEPPPAHSQPESSSSSSSNTSQSFTQWKFPLSNSPIGHNSYSHPKPNPEPNPRRDISVPPPVLHANLEELFHTAELHFSSGSDYDRVGVIQLLERSLVPDPRAAVEGGACPVAVVRGVVECLREGVARKPSSKVLLALCLVEENRSVAVEAGAVTAVVEALADAEISLAERSLAVLELLCTTAEGAEEVRAHVLAVPMMVEVMGRMEGRGKEHAISVLAVIYGGLYEAATVAPPEEVARAVMLALQGNCSARGRRKGAQLLRILQENGRSDMTQDVDERSGFFDQR, encoded by the coding sequence ATGAAGGCCAACAATAATTCACCCAAATTGAAAACAACCCCACGTACTCAATTGTTTTCATGTGGTTTCTTTCGCCAATGCACGCAGACTGTACTTAGTCCCACCACCTCCACTCCACCACCACTTCCCCTGGCGCCGGAACCTCCGCCAGCGCATTCACAGCCTGAATCTTCCTCGTCTTCTTCTTCCAACACGTCACAGAGCTTCACACAGTGGAAGTTCCCTCTCTCCAACTCACCCATAGGACATAACTCATATTCACACCCCAAACCCAATCCGGAGCCCAACCCCAGAAGGGATATCTCTGTTCCACCACCAGTTTTGCATGCCAATTTGGAGGAGCTGTTCCACACGGCGGAGCTTCACTTCAGTTCTGGGTCAGACTACGACCGGGTCGGGGTGATTCAGTTGCTGGAGAGATCCCTAGTCCCAGACCCACGCGCTGCGGTGGAAGGAGGTGCTTGTCCGGTGGCGGTGGTGAGAGGGGTCGTGGAGTGTCTACGTGAGGGTGTGGCGCGTAAGCCGTCCAGTAAGGTATTACTGGCGCTTTGCCTGGTAGAGGAAAACAGGAGCGTTGCGGTAGAGGCCGGGGCAGTTACTGCAGTGGTGGAGGCGCTGGCGGATGCCGAGATTTCGTTGGCGGAGAGGTCGTTGGCGGTGTTGGAACTTCTGTGCACGACGGCCGAGGGCGCGGAGGAGGTGCGCGCCCATGTTTTGGCTGTTCCGATGATGGTGGAGGTTATGGGGAGAATGGAGGGGAGGGGAAAAGAACATGCAATAAGCGTTTTGGCGGTAATCTACGGTGGCTTATATGAAGCTGCGACGGTGGCGCCTCCGGAGGAGGTGGCGCGTGCTGTGATGCTAGCTTTGCAGGGGAATTGCAGTGCTAGGGGGAGGAGGAAAGGGGCCCAGCTTCTGAGAATTCTGCAAGAAAATGGACGGTCAGACATGACCCAAGATGTTGATGAGCGGTCTGGATTTTTTGATCAACGTTGA
- the LOC140962036 gene encoding uncharacterized protein isoform X2: MATDTKSSNLIKVKPGIGDGPSTSSPKSKIIESKKKVSEITIKQSADAKHRSTNNVSKISKTSRQSKTVTKTVTKTRVKKVYSLPGQKFDVPEEREPLRIFYESLSKQIPSSEMAEFWMMEHGLLSPERAKKAFEKKGRKQKQLRSGTPIKSPPPPVSSKPESSKRPQQVPKSGEVKPKKRLINESDDDDDDFVLSHKRRKG, encoded by the exons ATGGCCACTGATACAAAATCAAGCAATTTGATCAAAGTCAAGCCCGGGATAGGAGATGGGCCATCAACATCTTCACCGAAATCCAAGATCATTGAATCAAAGAAGAAAGTTTCAGAGATCACAATCAAGCAATCTGCTGATGCCAAGCACAGATCCACTAATAATGTATCCAAA ATAAGCAAAACGTCACGTCAATCAAAAACTGTCACGAAAACAGTGACCAAAACCAGAGTGAAGAAAGTTTATTCCTTGCCCGGGCAGAAATTTGATGTTCCTGAAGAG AGAGAACCATTGAGGATATTCTATGAATCCTTATCGAAGCAAATACCTTCAAGTGAAATGGCCGAATTTTG GATGATGGAGCATGGTTTGCTGTCACCCGAACGAGCAAAgaaggcctttgagaaaaaggGAAGGAAGCAAAAGCAACTTCGATCAGGTACTCCAATAAAATCTCCACCACCACCCGTATCAAGTAAACCGGAGAGTTCCAAAAGGCCACAACAGGTCCCCAAGTCCGGTGAAGTAAAACCGAAAAAACGTTTGATAAATGAAAGTGATGACGACGACGACGACTTTGTGCTGAGCCACAAGAGGAGAAAAGGGTAA
- the LOC140962036 gene encoding uncharacterized protein isoform X1, whose translation MATDTKSSNLIKVKPGIGDGPSTSSPKSKIIESKKKVSEITIKQSADAKHRSTNNVSKVISKTSRQSKTVTKTVTKTRVKKVYSLPGQKFDVPEEREPLRIFYESLSKQIPSSEMAEFWMMEHGLLSPERAKKAFEKKGRKQKQLRSGTPIKSPPPPVSSKPESSKRPQQVPKSGEVKPKKRLINESDDDDDDFVLSHKRRKG comes from the exons ATGGCCACTGATACAAAATCAAGCAATTTGATCAAAGTCAAGCCCGGGATAGGAGATGGGCCATCAACATCTTCACCGAAATCCAAGATCATTGAATCAAAGAAGAAAGTTTCAGAGATCACAATCAAGCAATCTGCTGATGCCAAGCACAGATCCACTAATAATGTATCCAAAGTT ATAAGCAAAACGTCACGTCAATCAAAAACTGTCACGAAAACAGTGACCAAAACCAGAGTGAAGAAAGTTTATTCCTTGCCCGGGCAGAAATTTGATGTTCCTGAAGAG AGAGAACCATTGAGGATATTCTATGAATCCTTATCGAAGCAAATACCTTCAAGTGAAATGGCCGAATTTTG GATGATGGAGCATGGTTTGCTGTCACCCGAACGAGCAAAgaaggcctttgagaaaaaggGAAGGAAGCAAAAGCAACTTCGATCAGGTACTCCAATAAAATCTCCACCACCACCCGTATCAAGTAAACCGGAGAGTTCCAAAAGGCCACAACAGGTCCCCAAGTCCGGTGAAGTAAAACCGAAAAAACGTTTGATAAATGAAAGTGATGACGACGACGACGACTTTGTGCTGAGCCACAAGAGGAGAAAAGGGTAA
- the LOC140961782 gene encoding ethylene-responsive transcription factor TINY-like, whose protein sequence is MDSISRILCTDDQNTSLFSFSSDNSATKADQSPETAKKVKRIRDCNSTSSSKHSVYRGVRMRNWGKWVSEIREPRKKSRIWLGTFATPEMAARAHDVAALSIKGASAILNFPELAAALPRPVSLSPRDVQAAAAKAAAMDKFDVLSSPSSTYSSFCTTSSSSSSLSSLASAIDLSTTSEELSQIVELPSLGSCFDNLGLRGDFVYVDNTAMEEWLDSPPPWVGGVDGGVDADGGISGCFESLLWNY, encoded by the coding sequence ATGGATTCGATTTCAAGAATCTTGTGTACTGACGATCAAAACACCTCTTTGTTCTCATTCTCCTCAGATAACTCCGCCACCAAGGCGGATCAGTCTCCGGAAACCGCCAAGAAAGTCAAGAGAATCCGGGACTGCAACAGTACTTCCAGCAGCAAGCACTCGGTTTACCGGGGAGTTCGAATGCGGAACTGGGGGAAATGGGTGTCCGAAATCCGGGAGCCACGGAAGAAATCACGAATATGGTTGGGTACTTTCGCGACGCCTGAAATGGCGGCGCGTGCGCATGACGTGGCTGCGTTGAGCATCAAAGGGGCCTCGGCCATTCTCAATTTCCCGGAACTGGCAGCTGCTCTGCCGCGTCCGGTTTCCCTCAGCCCACGTGACGTGCAGGCCGCAGCGGCGAAGGCAGCGGCCATGGACAAATTCGATGTCCTCTCCTCTCCTTCGAGTACTTATTCCTCCTTTTGCACAACTTCGTCATCTTCTTCTTCGCTTTCATCTCTGGCTTCTGCAATTGATCTTTCGACAACATCGGAAGAACTGAGCCAGATTGTCGAGTTGCCGAGTTTGGGGTCGTGTTTCGACAACCTGGGCCTGAGGGGTGACTTTGTGTACGTCGACAACACGGCGATGGAGGAGTGGTTGGACTCTCCTCCGCCTTGGGTCGGCGGCGTTGATGGTGGGGTCGATGCTGATGGTGGGATTTCGGGCTGTTTTGAATCTTTGTTGTGGAATTATTGA
- the LOC140961440 gene encoding protein unc-13 homolog translates to MASLFRDLSYSRRDSFSSSNSAAAASPPSATSRFIATSSASSLSPLPSPFGDLTPTLSSADLRASAYEIFLSATRSASTKPLTYIPSSNHGNSPNNSSSSNGNSSSTLQRSLTSAAASKMKKALGMRSSSSKRSSDCGSPGNSGSGGKVKKPMTLGELMRVQMRVTEAMDTRIRRGLLRISASQVGRRTESMVLPLELLQQFKASDFTVQEEYEAWQKRNLKMLEAGLLLHPHTPLDKANTAAQRLRQIIQGAFDKPLETGRNNESMQVLRTTTMALAGRTSDGSLESCHWADGYPLNIRLYEMLLEACFDINDETSIVEEIDELMELIKKTWGILGLNQMLHNLCFTWVLFNRYVATGQVENDLIFAADSQLVEVTKDAKITKDIVYSKILNAILTAMLGWTEKRLLAYHETFDSGNIESMQSLVSVGVSAAKILVEDISNEYRRRRKNEVDVTRSRIDTYIRSSLRTAFAQRMEKADSSRRASRSSQSNPLPVLAILAKDVGELAAKEKDMFSPILKRWHSFAAGVAVATLHACYGNELKQFISGITELTPDAVQILRAADKLEKDLVRIAVEDSVDCDDGGKAIIREMPPYEAEGAMAEMVKVWIKTRVERLKEWVDRNLQQEIWNPRANQEGCAPSAVEVLRIVDETLDAFFQLPIPMHPALLPDLMTGLDKCLQYYVTKAKSGCCGSRNTYIPTMPALTRCTTEAKFQWKKKDKSIYSQKKNPQVATVNGGSSLGVPQLCVRINTLHKVRMELEVVEKRIVTLLRNSESSNLEDFSNGLSKKFELTPAACIEAVQQLSEGAAYKIVFHDLGHILWDSLYVGDPASSRVEPFLHELENTLTIVADTVQERVRTRIVADIMRASFEGFLLVLLAGGPTRAFSRHDSQIIEDDFKSLKDIFWANGDGLSADIIDKFATTARDILPLFRTDTESLIERFRRLTLETYGSSVKYRLPLPPTSGQWNPIEPNTLLRVLCHRNDETASKFLKKTYNLPKKL, encoded by the exons ATGGCGTCTCTCTTCCGAGACCTCAGCTACAGCAGAAGAGATTCCTTCTCCTCCTCTAACTCCGCCGCCGCCGCATCTCCGCCATCGGCCACCTCACGTTTCATTGCCACCTCAAGTGCCTCGTCTTTGTCGCCGCTTCCCTCTCCATTCGGCGACCTAACTCCCACTCTCTCCTCTGCAGACCTTCGCGCCTCGGCTTACGAGATCTTCCTTTCCGCCACTCGCTCTGCCTCCACTAAGCCTCTCACCTACATTCCCAGCAGCAATCACGGTAATTCGCCCAACAATTCGAGTAGTTCAAACGGCAATTCGAGTAGTACTTTGCAGAGGTCATTGACTTCGGCGGCGGCTTCTAAGATGAAGAAGGCGCTAGGGATGAGATCCAGTAGTTCGAAGCGGAGCTCCGATTGTGGGAGTCCGGGTAATTCGGGTTCGGGTGGGAAAGTTAAGAAGCCAATGACTCTGGGGGAGTTGATGAGGGTACAGATGAGGGTTACGGAGGCCATGGATACTAGAATTCGGAGGGGTCTGCTGAGGATTTCTGCCAGCCAG GTTGGAAGGAGGACCGAGTCAATGGTTCTTCCGCTAGAGCTTTTACAACAATTTAAAGCCTCGGATTTTACGGTTCAAGAAGAATATGAAGCATGGCAGAAGAGAAACCTTAAAATGCTCGAAGCTGGACTACTTTTGCATCCGCACACGCCATTGGATAAAGCTAATACTGCTGCTCAACGACTACGACAAATTATTCAAGGAGCCTTTGACAAGCCACTGGAAACTGGGAGAAACAATGAATCAATGCAAGTCCTTCGCACTACAACAATGGCGCTTGCTGGAAGAACATCTGACGGATCTCTGGAGTCTTGCCACTGGGCAGATGGTTACCCATTGAATATCCGGCTCTATGAAATGCTTCTCGAAGCCTGCTTTGACATAAATGATGAAACATCTATTGTAGAGGAAATTGACGAGCTGATGGAGCTCATAAAGAAAACTTGGGGAATCCTTGGACTAAACCAAATGCTACATAATTTATGCTTCACCTGGGTCCTGTTTAATCGCTATGTGGCCACCGGGCAAGTTGAAAATGATCTAATATTTGCCGCTGATAGCCAGCTTGTTGAAGTCACAAAAGATGCAAAGATAACAAAAGATATAGTTTACTCGAAGATTTTAAATGCTATTTTGACTGCTATGTTGGGATGGACAGAGAAAAGACTCCTGGCATATCATGAAACATTTGATAGTGGAAATATAGAGTCCATGCAGAGCCTTGTGTCGGTTGGGGTCTCAGCTGCTAAGATTTTGGTTGAAGATATATCAAATGAGTATCGGCGCAGAAGAAAAAATGAAGTTGATGTGACTCGCAGCAGGATAGACACTTATATAAGGTCATCTCTGCGCACGGCATTTGCTCAG AGGATGGAGAAGGCCGATTCCAGCAGGAGGGCATCTAGAAGCAGCCAATCAAATCCCCTTCCTGTTCTTGCAATCCTTGCAAAGGATGTTGGCGAGCTTGCAGCAAAAGAAAAGGACATGTTTAGCCCTATTTTAAAGAGATGGCACTCTTTTGCCGCAGGTGTTGCTGTTGCCACTTTACATGCTTGCTATGGGAACGAGCTGAAGCAATTCATATCAGGTATCACAGAGTTGACCCCAGATGCTGTACAGATACTGAGAGCTGCAGATAAGTTGGAGAAAGATCTTGTCCGAATTGCGGTTGAAGATTCAGTGGACTGTGATGATGGTGGGAAGGCTATTATTCGTGAGATGCCTCCTTATGAAGCTGAAGGTGCAATGGCTGAAATGGTAAAAGTTTGGATAAAGACTAGAGTAGAGAGGTTGAAGGAATGGGTTGACAGAAATCTCCAACAAGAG ATTTGGAATCCACGAGCCAATCAAGAAGGATGTGCTCCTTCAGCTGTAGAGGTTTTGCGAATAGTTGATGAGACCTTGGATGCTTTCTTTCAGTTGCCGATACCAATGCATCCAGCACTGCTCCCTGACTTAATGACTGGACTTGATAAATGTCTTCAATATTATGTAACAAAAGCAAAATCGGGCTGTTGTG GATCAAGAAACACTTATATTCCCACTATGCCGGCATTAACCAGATGTACCACTGAAGCGAAATTTCAATGGAAGAAAAAGGATAAATCAATATACTCTCAGAAGAAGAATCCTCAGGTTGCTACAGTTAACGGGGGTAGTTCTTTGGGGGTTCCGCAACTTTGTGTACGTATAAATACCTTGCATAAAGTACGAATGGAGTTGGAAGTTGTTGAGAAAAGAATAGTAACCCTATTGAGGAACTCGGAATCTTCTAATTTAGAAGATTTTTCAAACGGATTGAGTAAGAAGTTTGAACTCACACCAGCTGCTTGCATCGAAGCCGTTCAACAATTGTCTGAAGGAGCTGCTTACAAAATTGTCTTCCATGATCTCGGCCATATTTTATGGGACTCACTGTATGTTGGTGACCCTGCATCGTCTAGAGTTGAGCCCTTCCTCCATGAACTTGAGAACACTCTCACTATTGTAGCAGACACTGTTCAAGAAAGAGTGCGCACCCGTATTGTTGCTGACATAATGCGAGCTTCATTTGAAGGTTTTTTATTGGTATTGCTTGCTGGGGGCCCTACACGAGCCTTTTCTCGCCATGACTCACAGATAATAGAGGATGATTTCAAGTCCCTTAAGGATATATTCTGGGCCAATGGGGATGGATTGTCTGCTGACATAATTGATAAGTTTGCAACCACAGCAAGAGATATACTTCCCCTTTTTCGAACGGATACAGAGAGCCTCATTGAGCGGTTTAGGCGCCTGACTTTAGAAACATATGGTTCCTCTGTCAAATATCGACTCCCATTACCTCCAACATCTGGGCAGTGGAACCCAATTGAACCAAATACGTTGCTGCGAGTTTTGTGCCACAGGAACGATGAAACTGCGTCAAAGTTTCTCAAGAAAACATACAACTTGCCGAAGAAACTGTGA